In the Elizabethkingia bruuniana genome, CAACAGTTTCTTGTCTTTTAATGTAATTAATCCGGCAGTATGAAGTTGTTTCATATTTTAATTATTAATAATTATGGTTCCGTTTACAAAGAAAAAACCTTCCCAAAATTGAGAAGGTTTTATATTGTAGTAAGCAAAGATTATCTAGCGCCGTGAGCTCTATCTTTAATTCTTGCTTTCTTACCTCTAAGGTCACGGAAGTAGTAGATTCTAGCTCTTCTAACTTTACCTTTTCTGTTAACTTCAATTTTCTGAAGTGCAGGCATGTTAATAGGGAATACTCTTTCAACACCTACATCACCGCTCATTTTACGGATAGTAAAAGTTTTAGTAGCACCTGTTCCTCTTAACTGAATAACAACACCTTTAAAGAACTGAGTTCTGGTTTTGTTACCTTCCTTAATTTCGTAATACACAGTAATGGTATCACCAGCTTTGAATTCAGGGAATTCTTTTTTTGTAATGTACTTGTCTTGTACGTACTTAATTAAATCCATTGTTAATTAAAAATAAATAATTACATCAAACAACATTCACGTCTATCGTCAGAGGTTGATTAACAGGTTGCAAATTTAGAACAATTTTTCAAATTTGCAAAATTATTATTCTAATTCTATGGGATTGTATGGTCTTGATTTACTTTTAAATGTAACAGGATTTGCATTACTATCATATACAGGATCTAAAAAAAAGTTAGGATTATCATTGAATGATTTATGGATTTTTCTAAATTTATCTCTATCAATATGGAAAATTTCTTTTTCATTTCTTAAATATATTTCATTTTCCTTTTTATTCATAGCTACTACAGTAAAATGATATTGATTTTTACTGTCTTCCAGTTCCATAATTAGCCCTGGTAAGCCCTGAAACACGTATGGTCCATTATTAATGGGAATATCTGTAGTGTACCATGCAGTGTACTTTCTGCCACGATATTGAGTGGTTGCCTTTCTACAGCTATAACCCAATATATCTTTAGATTCATTCTCTAACTCCCAGTTAAATTTAGGAAAGTCCTCTTCATATTGATAAGTAGCAGTTATAGTTTCTTGGTATATATATTTCTCTTTCTTTATATCCTTAATTAAAGAATTATCCCATTGAACTTTTATGGCTAAAGCTTTATTAACATCCTTAGCGTCAGCTTCCCCTTTCTGGCTCAACACTTCCATAAGAGAATCCATTTTTAATTTATTAAAGTCACTAAATTTAGAAAAGTTTTTACTCATTTGTAACACGCATAGCGTTTCTAATTTATTATTACTTTTTTTAGAATCTTTTACAAAAAATAGTTTATAATAAATATTTTGAATACTCTGATCCAGTACTTTTTTCTTATACGGGGCTATATTTATTTTAAAATTTCCAGAAACAACTGGTGTTTGTGTTTTTATAAGAATAAAACATAAAAAAAATAGTAAATAATAAAACCTCATATTCATTAATGATA is a window encoding:
- the rplS gene encoding 50S ribosomal protein L19 yields the protein MDLIKYVQDKYITKKEFPEFKAGDTITVYYEIKEGNKTRTQFFKGVVIQLRGTGATKTFTIRKMSGDVGVERVFPINMPALQKIEVNRKGKVRRARIYYFRDLRGKKARIKDRAHGAR
- a CDS encoding GLPGLI family protein, which produces MRFYYLLFFLCFILIKTQTPVVSGNFKINIAPYKKKVLDQSIQNIYYKLFFVKDSKKSNNKLETLCVLQMSKNFSKFSDFNKLKMDSLMEVLSQKGEADAKDVNKALAIKVQWDNSLIKDIKKEKYIYQETITATYQYEEDFPKFNWELENESKDILGYSCRKATTQYRGRKYTAWYTTDIPINNGPYVFQGLPGLIMELEDSKNQYHFTVVAMNKKENEIYLRNEKEIFHIDRDKFRKIHKSFNDNPNFFLDPVYDSNANPVTFKSKSRPYNPIELE